From the genome of Azospirillum sp. TSA2s, one region includes:
- a CDS encoding metal-sensing transcriptional repressor: protein MSTHHSHPDIIKRLKRADGHLRGIIEMIEAGRPCLDLAQQLHAVESAVREAKKVLIHDHLDHCLDAAVDATPAEARASIAEFKAITKYL from the coding sequence ATGAGCACTCACCACAGCCACCCCGACATCATAAAGCGCCTCAAGCGGGCGGATGGACATCTGCGCGGCATCATCGAAATGATCGAAGCCGGCCGGCCCTGCCTCGACCTCGCCCAGCAATTGCATGCGGTGGAAAGCGCCGTGCGCGAGGCCAAGAAGGTGCTCATCCACGATCATCTGGATCACTGCCTGGACGCGGCGGTCGACGCCACGCCCGCCGAGGCGCGGGCATCGATCGCGGAGTTCAAGGCGATCACGAAATACCTGTAG
- a CDS encoding YqaA family protein has translation MDDFAGLAGLFSAALLAATILPAQSEVILAGMHMAGTHSTPTLVLVATIGNVLGSVVNWLLGRYLIHFRDRRWFPIKASLIDRATAWYQKWGVWSLLLAWAPFIGDPLTLVAGILRENFWIFLLLVTIGKAARYVALVVAF, from the coding sequence ATGGATGATTTCGCCGGTCTGGCCGGCCTGTTCAGCGCCGCGCTGCTGGCGGCGACGATCTTGCCGGCCCAGTCGGAGGTGATTCTGGCCGGCATGCATATGGCCGGGACCCATTCGACGCCGACGCTGGTGCTGGTCGCCACCATCGGCAACGTATTGGGCTCGGTGGTGAACTGGCTGCTCGGCCGCTACCTGATCCACTTCCGCGACCGCCGCTGGTTTCCGATCAAGGCCTCGCTGATCGACCGCGCCACCGCCTGGTATCAGAAATGGGGGGTGTGGTCGCTGCTGCTGGCCTGGGCGCCCTTCATCGGCGACCCGCTGACCCTGGTCGCCGGCATCCTGCGGGAGAATTTCTGGATATTCCTTCTGCTGGTGACCATCGGCAAGGCGGCCCGTTACGTGGCGCTGGTGGTCGCCTTCTGA
- a CDS encoding YchJ family protein — MSSCPCGSGRSFEDCCGPILAGEPAPTAEALMRSRYTAFVRHDLDHVERTHAPEIRDDFNRGEAERVAEESEWQRLDILRASEEGDSGVVEFQIHFRRDGNDMRHHERASFRREDGRWLYVSGEVNPKGEPRRVVKVGRNEPCPCGSGKKYKACCGK; from the coding sequence ATGTCGTCTTGCCCCTGCGGCTCCGGCCGTTCCTTCGAAGACTGCTGCGGCCCCATCCTGGCCGGGGAGCCGGCGCCGACCGCCGAGGCGCTGATGCGGTCCCGCTACACCGCCTTCGTCCGCCATGACCTCGACCATGTCGAGCGCACCCACGCTCCGGAGATCCGCGACGACTTCAACCGCGGCGAGGCGGAGCGGGTGGCGGAGGAGTCGGAATGGCAGCGGCTCGACATCCTGCGCGCCAGCGAGGAGGGCGACAGCGGGGTGGTGGAGTTCCAGATCCATTTCCGCCGCGACGGCAATGACATGCGCCACCACGAGCGGGCGAGTTTCCGCCGGGAGGATGGGCGGTGGCTCTATGTCAGCGGCGAGGTCAACCCGAAGGGCGAGCCGCGCCGGGTGGTCAAGGTCGGGCGCAACGAGCCCTGCCCCTGCGGGTCGGGCAAGAAATACAAAGCCTGC